The following DNA comes from Desulfatiglans sp..
AGGGTTTTCTAAGGTAATCATATGCCCCGACCTTTATTGCCTGGATGGCATTATCAAATGTACCAAAACCTGTAATAAAGACCACCTCAAGACCGGGATTATCCCTTTTCAGGTTTGAGGCCAGCTCTATACCACCCATTACCGGCATGTTTATATCTATAAATGCTATATGAAAGGGCTCTTTTTTAATGAATTCAAGTGCCTCATTGGGAAGAGTGCATATTACAGGTTTATGGCCTTCACGACTCACAAAACTGGCAATGAGTTCACCAATGGATGGGTCATCATCAACAATCATTATATTTATCACTGGGAGATCAACCACATAAGACATATTGTTTACCCCTATGAATATATGAAATGTATCTGTGTCTGAAGATGTGGCCAACTATATCATATAAAATTAGCTATATAAACCTGTTTATTGAAGCTCTTAATAGATTGCTGCGAAGGGTAATAATCTTGGAGGCATAAATGGGTTTTAATCATTTCATAAGGTATAAAAAACATAGAGGGTAGAATGGATTAAGCGAAGCAACCCATCTTCATGCTGTTTGCCTTGAAAAAGAAACATGGTATACACTTTATAAATGTGATGGAGGATGTTGGCTATGAAGATAAAAAATATTTGCGTCAACTGCGGTTCAAATACAGGAACAATGCCTGAGTATCTAAAGGCCGCTATTGATCTTGGAAAATATCTGGCAAAAAACAATATCGGTATTGTCTATGGCGGGGCAGGTGTGGGGCTTATGGGGGCAGTGGCTTCATCTGCCTTACATAACAATGGAAAGGTCATTGGCGTAATACCTGAATCATTTGCAGACAGGGTTGCCCACAGCAACCTGACAGAACTCCATATTGTTTCAACCATGCATGAGCGAAAGACAATGATGTTTGAACTCTCAGACGGTTTTATAGCGCTGCCCGGTGGCATGGGTACCATTGAGGAGATATTTGAGGTGCTGACATGGGCGCAACTGGGGTATCACACAAAACCCTGCGGTATCCTCAATATATCCGGGTACTATGACAGTATGCTCACATTTCTTAAAAATGCTGTGGATCAGCGTTTTATACGAAAAGAACATAAAGATCTGCTGCTTGTTGATGTTGACCCGGCAAGTTTACTGACAAGGTTTAATAATTATGAGGCCGTTCCAATAGAAAAATGGATCGATATATAGGAGAGGTAGATAATAACGTTTCCCTGCTGCATGATGATCAGGATTTTATACCCATGGAACAACAACTTGGGTTACCCATAGTAAGTTCCGATAACAAGAAATAAGCAATAACGAGTATCTTATAAAAGAAGGTTCCCAAGGCCCAAGGAATCAGAAAAACAAAACTATTTTCATGCCCGTCCCGCATCAATTACGGGATAAATTCGGACGGGCATCCAGTTATGTGGTCTTTTAAAAAACTAAAGCGGATTTCCTCGGAGACAATTCCATTGCGAAAAATATAGAGGCACGCTGCGGCATGCCCCTACAGTTACATATAATAATGTGCTCGTACCTGCCTAATAACTCAACCCATACCCTATTGGAAAAAGCGGATTATATTTTTCCGTGGGCATATTGATATTCATTGGAAGCTCTGCATTTGACCTTGGCCATGAGTAAGAAAGCTTGCCTGTCGGGCTGAAGTCGCCGAACAGCACATCTGTGATCCCCTGCCCCTCTGTGCCGGGCAAAAATGCTGCAACCAGGGCATCTGCCTGCGGGAGGATATCATTTACAATCATCGGCCTGCCTGATATCACAATCACCACTACAGGAATACCTGCCTTTTTCATGTTGTTTATGGTTGCTACATCCCCTTCATCAAGTGAAAGGTCTTCCCTGTCACCGACACCCTCTGCATAGGGGAGTTCACCAACAACAGCAATACCAAGGGCCGCCCCCTCTGCGCCTGTTCCATCAATAGAGTGTGTCACCTCTGTTTCATTTGATACTGCGGCCTTAACAGCAGAAAGCACTGTTGTGCCGCCAGGTGTAACCTCCCCTGTCTGCCCCTGCCAGCGGATGGTCCACCCGCCGCACTGGTTCCCTATGTTATCTGCGCTCTTACCTGCCACATGAATCCTTGCGCTGGTTTTAGAGAGGGGCAGCACTTTGTTATCATTTTTTAAAAGCACCAAGGATTTACGCACCGCCTCCCTTGCAACTGCCCTGTGTTCAGGTGAGCCGAATGCATTGTGTAATGACCTGTCAGCCTTATGGGTCTTTGTATCGTCCATAAGCCCCATTGCAAGCTTAACCCTTAAAATACGTGTAACAGCATCGTCTATACGCGCAATAGGCACGCTTCCCTCTTCAACAAGGGCCTTTAGTATGTCGAAGAATTCACGATACCCTCCCGGCTCCATTGCCATGTCCATACCTGCATTAATGGATATCATGATGGATTCCTTCAGATTCATGGGGTTTATCTGGCGTATCGCATTATAATCTGAGATCAGGAAGCCATCAAAACCCAGCTCTTCCTTGAGTATCTCAGTCAAGAGTCGTTTACTGCCTGAACATCGCTCCCCGTTCCATGTGCTGTATGAGGGCATGATTGTACCCACACCCGCCTCAATAGCGGTTACATAACCGGGGAGATGAATTCGGCGCAAGGTGGCCTCATCCACCTTTGTGTCCCCTTGGTCAAGCCACATACGCGTTACATCCCCTCCAGGGAAACCGGGCCTTGGCGCCTTTGTTGCCTCTGTGCCGCCGTCACCAGCATAATGCTTGGCGCATGCAACAACAGAGAGGGGATCAGAAAGGTCTGTGCCCTGAAGCCCCATAACCATTGCCTTTCCAAGGGTTTTTACTATCTCCGGGTCCTCTGAAAAGCCTTCATATGTACGGCCCCACCTGATATCCTGTGGCACTGTTACCGCAGGGGCAAATGTCCAGTGTATCCCTGTTGCCCGCATCTCCTTAGCGGTGATCCTGCCGATCCTTTCCACAAGCTCAGGGTCACGTGTGCAGCCTAAAGCTATATTATGGGGGAACATGACAGCTCCAAGCACATTGCTGTGGCCATGCACCGCATCTATCCCGTAGAGTGCCGGTATCTTTAACCTTGTCTTTAATGCCTCTTCCTGCACCCTGTCATAGAGATTGGTCCATTCGATAAGGCTGTTATCCTTGATCGGGTCTGAATCACCCCCGCTCAAGACAGAGCCTATAAAATATTTCTGCATATCTCCTTCATTACCTAGCACCTTGTCCTGCTCAGGCTGTGTCATCTGGCCTATCTTTTCATCAAGGGTCATCTGACTTAATATTTCTTTGGCTTTGGCATCAAAGGCCTTAAAACCTTTAATTGTTTGCGCCTGTTCGGGCGCTTGAGACTGACAAGACACAAAGATTAAAGATATGAGAACTAAACAGATTAATGATATATGACTAATCCTTGCCTTTTTCATTTTTCCACTCCTTAAGGTTAAATTAAATTTGCTGGAATTGGCGCATCTTACAAAAGCCTCCTGATCTTTACAACACTTTTAGTTATCCTTCATTCGCTTTACTTTTTAAGATTATTCAGCTATCTAGTGTTCATCCAGAATAAGTAAATCCTGGATATAACTGTCAGCGACTTGTCCCGCCATAGTTTTATACGAAGGCGGATCAGCTGTCAGCAATGGAATTTTTTATATTCAAGCTATGGAGGCATTTATGTCTATAAATTCCCTGTCCCCCCTTGACGGGCGCTACAGTAAAAATATTGACCCTCTCAAACCCTGTTTTTCCGAATGGGGTTTGATTAAATACCGCATTCATGCTGAGGTTGAGTGGCTCATCATGATGTCTGAAGAGGCTAACATCACCCATGTCAGGGCGCTCTCTGACACAGAAAAGGCGGCCTTAAGAAAAATAGTCGCTGACTTTAATGAAGAACAGGCCAGGGTCGTTAAAGATATAGAGGATGAAACAAGGCATGATGTAAAGGCGGTTGAATATTATATTAAAAAGAAGATAAAAGGTTCATCTATTGAAGGGCTTTCAGAGTCCATTCACTTCTGCTGCACCTCAGAGGATATAAACAACCTTGCCCATGCCCTTATGCTTAAGGATGGGATAAATAACGAATGGATACCCATTGCAGAGGATATGGTTAAAAGGCTCAGCGCCATAGCCGAAGAGGCCGGTGATATCCCCATGCTAGCAAGGACACACGGCCAGGCAGCCACACCCACAACCGCGGGTAAGGAGCTTGCGGTATTTATATACAGGTGGAAAAGGCAGCTTAGCCAGATCAGAAACATAGAATACCTGGGCAAGTTCAATGGCGCTGTTGGCTGTTACAATGCACACTGTGCCGCATACCCTGATATCCAGTGGGAGGAGATCTCAAGGAGGTTTATCGAGAGGCTGGGTCTTACATTTAACCCCCTTACCACCCAGATAGAGTCACATGACTATATGGCAGAGCTGTTTCACGCACTTATAAGGTTCAACAATATCCTTATGGATTTTGACAGGGACATGTGGTCATACATCTCCCTTGGTTATTTCAGGCAGAAGGTGGTAAGCACAGAGGTGGGTTCATCTGTAATGCCCCATAAGGTAAACCCCATTGATTTTGAAAACTCGGAGGCCAACATCGGCATAAGTAATGCCCTCCTTGAACACCTTGCTTCCAAGCTCCCCATATCAAGGCTTCAGAGGGATTTAACCGATTCATCCGCAATAAGGAATGCGGGGAGCGCCATCGGGCACTCTTACCTTGCTATAAAGTCCGCCATAAGGGGAATCGGCCGGATATCAATTGATCGTAACGCCATATATAGCGACCTTGCCGATGCATGGGAGGTGCTGGCAGAACCGGTGCAGACGGTCATGCGAAAGGCCGCCATAGAAAACCCCTATGAAAGGATGAAGGCGCTCTCAAGAGGAAAGAAGATCACACAGGATGACCTTCGTGCATTTATCAATTCGCTCGCCCTCCCACAGGTGGATAAGAACAGGCTTTTAAAGCTTACGCCTGTGACCTATACAGGGATAGCAAGCACACTTATCAAACATATCAAATAGAGATACAAAATAGAGCAATGAAAGATTTATTATTTATACTCCCAGGGGATGAGGATTTGCTTGAGAGGAGGCTTGCACCCCGGAAACGCCTCCTGAACAGCGCCCTTGTCTCTGATATTTCCAAATTGTTTAAAGAGGTCAAGGCCTCTGGTGACAGGGCAGTTATAGCTGCTACAGAAAAGTTCGACAGGATCAGGGTTGAAAATATCCGGGTTGCTGATGCATATATTGAAAGATGCCTTAATGACCTTGCCCCCAAATTCAGAAGGGCGGTTGAAAAGGCAATCAACAACATCAGGGAGGTAAACGAGGCATTGATGCCGCCCGCCTTCTGGCAAAAGGAGATACGGCCCGGCACAATAATAGGTGAAAAGATCAGCCCCCTAGATTCAGTTGGGCTTTACATACCGGCCAGGAAAGGCCCCCTCATATCAACCGCCCTTATGCTGGTTATATCTGCAAAGGTTGCAGGTGTAAAAAATATTGTGGTGGCCATGCCGCCACAGGCAGATGGAAAGGCAAACCGGTCAACCGTGGCAGCAGCATCTATAGCAGGGGCGCACAGGGTTGTTATAGGTAATGGTGTGGCCCTACTTGCAGGCATGACATTCGGTACTGAATCCATACCGGAGGTGGCAGGCATGTTCGGCCCTGGCCCGGCAGGTATAGCAGCGGCCATGAGTGTCGCATTTTCATATGGTAAAAAGGCAGTAGTGGGCATTGGCCCAACTGACTGTGCGATTATAGCAGACGAAAGCGCAGACCCAAGGTGGATCGCAAAGAACCTCATGTGTGAAGCAGAACATGGGCCTGATTCATCTGTACTTCTGGCAACAACCTCCAAGATGTTTGCAGAAAGGGTTTCAAAAGAACTCTCTCAACTAATCCCCCTTGTACCTGAAGCAAGGCGACCCATTCTTGAGCGGGTATTCGGACCTGATGGAATGGGCGCCATTACAGTGGTTCAGGATATACAAAATGCAATAAGGACTGTGGATGAATATGCGCCTGAACATCTCCTGATTGCCTGCACAAAGGAAACAGAGGAGATTGTCCTCTTAAGGGTGCATAATGCTGGTGAGATACTCATTGGGCACAACACTTCATTTTCTGCTGCAAACTATGCCATAGGGATTACAGCGGTTCTTCCCACAAACGGCTTTGCAAGGGCATTCAGCGGCATTACATGCAGGGATATGATCAAAACCTCAACAATAGGGGGGCTATCAGCAGAGGCGCTCGGTGATCTTGAAGAGACCATCCGGGCGCTTGGTGAAGAGGAGGGGTTGCCCTGTCATGTGGATGCAGCAGGAACGAGGTAAAAATGCAAAACATCCCCCCATGCATGATATATATAGATAAGGATGGCAAGTGGTTTCACAACGGCGCTGAGATGATAAACAGGGGGATTGTCCTTGATTTTTACAGCCACCTTACAATAGACGATTCAGGCATCTACATCATTAAAAGGGGAAATGAGACCTGCTATGTGGAGGTGGAGGATGCCCCATTTATTGTGACAAGGGTGGATTTTGCAGGTGCGGATGGAAAGGTAGAAAGGGTTCGCCTTTCTCTGATTGATGAGACGCACGAAACCCTTGAACCGGAAACCTTGATTATCGGTGAGGGAAACATCCTCTACTGCACTATCAAACAGGGGCTCTTCAGGGCACGCTTCAGCAGGGCCGCCTATTACCAGCTCGCATCCCGCATAAAAGAAGAGGGAGATAAATACTATCTCCCTCTAAATAATAAAAGAAACTATATCAATCTAATGACTTAAAATTCTCCGTGTCCTTGTATGGTTGAAGTGACAGACCTAAATTGAACCGCAAAGACACAAAGAGCGCTAAGAAAAACAAAAATTATTCATTGTTAATGTAACAAAAAGATTTTCTCCGTGCTCTCCGCCTGTCATGCCATAGCTTCAGCGAAGGCGGATGTCCTCCGTGGTGAATGGGTTTTTAAAATTTCCATTCCGCCTTTAATCAGCACCTTACCTCATCCGCTCAAAATAGCTCAGGTCTATTTTTGCATTGGCCTTCAACCTTGCTATCCAGTCCCTTATAGCCTCCTGTTTCTTTCTATTGGCCACGTTTTCTGTAAAGCTCTCTTTTTCTTCATTGAATCTGGCCTCATCAATATCCTGCCTCTCTTCAAATTTGATAACATAGGCCCCTGTCTGATTCTCAAACACAGTCTCAGGGTATGGGTTATCCTGGGTCAGATTAAATGCAGCCTCATTAAGCCCCTGGGCAGGCCCTATCTTTTCCGGGTTTCCTTCCCTGGTAAAGAAGTCTGTTGTCTCAGGTGTCTTACCCTTTTCTATAGCAAGCTCTGCCCAGGTATCTTTCTCCTTAACGGTTTTCAGGTAGGCTTCAGCCTCTTCCTTTGCAGCCTTGAGCGCCATGTTGTCCACAAAATCCGCCTCAACAGCGGCATAGACCTCATCCAGTTCCGGTAAATATGAACTCTTTTTATCTATCACCTGCATTATATAGAACTCATTATTCTGCTCTACTATCTCAGTCAGATCACCCTTTTCAAGGGTAAAAAGGGTCTCAGCAAGCTTTGTGTTATTCATAATCACTGGCGCCGGCTCAGCCTGTGAAAAAAAGTCGGTTGTTATGTACTGCTCGTTATTTTCAGCGGCATATTTTTCAAGATCAACATCATAGGGCATCTGGTCTAAAAGTGTTCTAGCCCTTTCATCTGCCATGTCCATGCTTTTGATTCTTCTTAAGATACTGTCTACCTGCCCCTTTGCCTCATCATATGCCTTGACTGATCTTTCCTTTTTATCTTCCACCTTTATGATGTGATACCCATAGTCTGTTTTTACCAGATCGCTTATCTGGCCCGGTTCAAGCGCAAAGGCTGCATCCTCAAACTCCTTAACCATCCTGCCCTGTGAAAAATAGCCCAGGTCGCCGCCCTTTGATTTTGATGTATCATCAGAGAATTCAGTTGCAAGCGCCGCAAAATCCTCGCCCTTTTTTGCCCTTTCAAGCACAGATGCGGCCTTTTCCTCTATCTTTTCAATCTCTTCAGGTGAGGCATCCTGGGCGGTCATAAAGAGTATATGGCTTGCCTTTACCTGTTTTTGCTGTGTGAACATATCTATATTGTCTTCATAATAGCCATTAAGGTCATCCTCTTCCAGGGTGACCTCATTACTGAATTTTTCAGCGCCTATCTTTATATAGGCTATTTTTATCTTTTCAGGGACCCTGTAACTCTCCCTCTTTTCATTAAAAAAGGTGTTCATGGCCTCCTTATCCCGCGGGACAGCATCCCTGAACTCATCGGGTGTAAATTTAACGAAACCGACCTTTACCTTTTCATTGGCATACCTGTAGTGATCAAGCACATCCTGTGTGCTGGGCACAATAAAGGCTGTGATAAACTGAGCGACCTTTTGTTGCAACAACTCTCTTGTATATCCCTCTTCAAATACCTCAGGTGTTGTACGATTGTTTGACAACACAGCCCGGTATCTGCCTTCATCAAACCTGCCGTCAGTCAAAAATGCCGGTATCTCCAGTATCTTTTCCTGTATCTCGGCTTTTGTAACCGTGAGCCCCAGTTTTTCTGCCTCCTGGGCAATAAGCTTCTGCTCAATGAGCCCCTCAAGCGCCCGGTTTTTCAGGTCAAATGCCTCAACCAGTTTATCATTCCAAAAGCTCTTGTACTGGTTCTGGAAGGAGGTAAGCATATCACTGTAAGCCTTTTCATACTCTACCCTGCCTATAGCCTCCCCGTTTACCTCGGCAACCTTAATGCCATCATCAGAATTAAATGAGTAACCAAAGTAGAAGATAAAAACCAACGCAATTATTCCAATCAAAAATTTTATAATCCATGACTGGGCATGTTTTCGCATCAAACTGAGCACCATTTTTTTGAGTCCTCCGATATTTTCCTTTTAAAAAAGGCTTTTATTAGCATTATCTATGGCCACTGTCCATATTATTCTTGGTATACTGGTGGTCAAAAATTAAACTGATTACAATAAGTTTTGAGTTTACAAAAAGGGGATAAAACTGATATTCAAGTGAGCCTTAAAATAGATATGAGGAAAAAAATGGCTGTAAACAAAGGGCTGCGCGTAGAAAAAATAGGCGGGACATCAATGACAAGGTTCCCCGAGATAATAAAGAACATAATCCTTTTTGATAAAGATGATATATATAACCGGGTGTATGTGGTCTCAGCATATGATGGTATCACGAACATGCTCCTGGAGCATAAAAAGACCCGTGTCCCTGGAATATATAAAAAATTCAAAGATCGCGAAGATTACAACTCCCCATTAGCAGAGCTGAAAAATCATCTGTTCGCTATTAATGAAGGCTTTGAAAAAGCGGGCCTGAATCTTGATGAGGCAAACAGTTTTATTGCTGAACGCATAGACGGTGCATTCAGTGTTTTAAAAAGCATGGATACAGTCCTGGCATCCGGGTATGTAAACAGAAACGAGGTGCTTCTTGCAGCGCGTGAGCTGCTGGCCTCCCTTGGCGAGATGCACAGCGCCTTTAACTCGGCCAATATTCTTAAGAATCTCGGGTATAATACAACCTTTGTTGACCTGAGCGGGTGGCAGGATGACAGGGAATTATCCATTGACGGGCGCATAAAGGATGTCTTTAATAGCATTGACCCATCTAAGAGCATCTGCTTTGCCACAGGGTACACCAAGGGCGTTGAGGGTATTATGCGGGAATTTGACCGCGGATACTCTGAGGTAACCTTCTCCAAGGTGGCTGTGCAGCTTAGGGCCGAAGAGGCAATCATTCATAAGGAATATCACCTGAGTTCAGGCGACCCCAAGATAATCGGCGAAGAGCATATTCACCCCGTCTGCAATACAAACTTTGATGTGGCAGACCAACTGGCTGATGTGGGTATGGAGGCCATACACCCCAAGGCATCTAAACCGCTGGAGCTTATGAGGATACCTATCAGGATAAAAAACGCCTTTGAACCGGAGCATGACGGTACGGTTATCACTAATGACTATAAATCTGTTGAGTCAAAGATTGAGATCATTGCCGGTTCTGACAGGGTAGTAAGCCTTGAGGTCTATGAGCCCCAGATGGTGGGGGAAGTCGGTTTCGACCTCAAGATCATGGAGGTTTTGAAGGGCCATAATGTCTCATACATTACCAAGATGACAAACGCCAATACAATAGAGGTGATTATTGATGAAGAGGATTGCACCGAACCCCTTGTAAAAGAGCTTGAAAAGAGGTTCCAGAGTGTCACCCTCTCCAATGCCGCTATTGTATGCGCCATTGGCACCAATATTGCCAAACCGGGTATCTTAGCCGCTGCCACAAGGTCACTTGCCGATGAAAAGATAAATGTAATGGCCATCTCGCAGACCTCAAGACAGACCAATATGCAGTTTATAGTTGAAAGGGCGGATTTTAAAAAGACGCAGCAGGCCCTGCACCGGGCAGTATGTGAATAGCAGAAAGGACACGGAGGAGATGTAGAAGTTTTAAATAAAGCTCTTTGAACTCCGTGTCCTTATATGGTTGAAGTGACAGACTAAAATTGAACCGCAAAGACGCAATGGGCGCTAAGAAAAACAAAAATCATTAATTGATAGTAAAATAAAAGATTTTCTCTGTGTTCTCCGCCTGTCCCGCCATAGCTTCAGCGAAGGCGGATGTCCTCTGTGGTGGAAACTCTAATTCCCTAAAAAAATACTAAATTGAAGCAG
Coding sequences within:
- the purB gene encoding adenylosuccinate lyase; the protein is MSINSLSPLDGRYSKNIDPLKPCFSEWGLIKYRIHAEVEWLIMMSEEANITHVRALSDTEKAALRKIVADFNEEQARVVKDIEDETRHDVKAVEYYIKKKIKGSSIEGLSESIHFCCTSEDINNLAHALMLKDGINNEWIPIAEDMVKRLSAIAEEAGDIPMLARTHGQAATPTTAGKELAVFIYRWKRQLSQIRNIEYLGKFNGAVGCYNAHCAAYPDIQWEEISRRFIERLGLTFNPLTTQIESHDYMAELFHALIRFNNILMDFDRDMWSYISLGYFRQKVVSTEVGSSVMPHKVNPIDFENSEANIGISNALLEHLASKLPISRLQRDLTDSSAIRNAGSAIGHSYLAIKSAIRGIGRISIDRNAIYSDLADAWEVLAEPVQTVMRKAAIENPYERMKALSRGKKITQDDLRAFINSLALPQVDKNRLLKLTPVTYTGIASTLIKHIK
- a CDS encoding DUF1285 domain-containing protein encodes the protein MQNIPPCMIYIDKDGKWFHNGAEMINRGIVLDFYSHLTIDDSGIYIIKRGNETCYVEVEDAPFIVTRVDFAGADGKVERVRLSLIDETHETLEPETLIIGEGNILYCTIKQGLFRARFSRAAYYQLASRIKEEGDKYYLPLNNKRNYINLMT
- a CDS encoding TIGR00730 family Rossman fold protein, producing MKIKNICVNCGSNTGTMPEYLKAAIDLGKYLAKNNIGIVYGGAGVGLMGAVASSALHNNGKVIGVIPESFADRVAHSNLTELHIVSTMHERKTMMFELSDGFIALPGGMGTIEEIFEVLTWAQLGYHTKPCGILNISGYYDSMLTFLKNAVDQRFIRKEHKDLLLVDVDPASLLTRFNNYEAVPIEKWIDI
- a CDS encoding aspartate kinase, yielding MAVNKGLRVEKIGGTSMTRFPEIIKNIILFDKDDIYNRVYVVSAYDGITNMLLEHKKTRVPGIYKKFKDREDYNSPLAELKNHLFAINEGFEKAGLNLDEANSFIAERIDGAFSVLKSMDTVLASGYVNRNEVLLAARELLASLGEMHSAFNSANILKNLGYNTTFVDLSGWQDDRELSIDGRIKDVFNSIDPSKSICFATGYTKGVEGIMREFDRGYSEVTFSKVAVQLRAEEAIIHKEYHLSSGDPKIIGEEHIHPVCNTNFDVADQLADVGMEAIHPKASKPLELMRIPIRIKNAFEPEHDGTVITNDYKSVESKIEIIAGSDRVVSLEVYEPQMVGEVGFDLKIMEVLKGHNVSYITKMTNANTIEVIIDEEDCTEPLVKELEKRFQSVTLSNAAIVCAIGTNIAKPGILAAATRSLADEKINVMAISQTSRQTNMQFIVERADFKKTQQALHRAVCE
- a CDS encoding beta-glucosidase, producing the protein MSHISLICLVLISLIFVSCQSQAPEQAQTIKGFKAFDAKAKEILSQMTLDEKIGQMTQPEQDKVLGNEGDMQKYFIGSVLSGGDSDPIKDNSLIEWTNLYDRVQEEALKTRLKIPALYGIDAVHGHSNVLGAVMFPHNIALGCTRDPELVERIGRITAKEMRATGIHWTFAPAVTVPQDIRWGRTYEGFSEDPEIVKTLGKAMVMGLQGTDLSDPLSVVACAKHYAGDGGTEATKAPRPGFPGGDVTRMWLDQGDTKVDEATLRRIHLPGYVTAIEAGVGTIMPSYSTWNGERCSGSKRLLTEILKEELGFDGFLISDYNAIRQINPMNLKESIMISINAGMDMAMEPGGYREFFDILKALVEEGSVPIARIDDAVTRILRVKLAMGLMDDTKTHKADRSLHNAFGSPEHRAVAREAVRKSLVLLKNDNKVLPLSKTSARIHVAGKSADNIGNQCGGWTIRWQGQTGEVTPGGTTVLSAVKAAVSNETEVTHSIDGTGAEGAALGIAVVGELPYAEGVGDREDLSLDEGDVATINNMKKAGIPVVVIVISGRPMIVNDILPQADALVAAFLPGTEGQGITDVLFGDFSPTGKLSYSWPRSNAELPMNINMPTEKYNPLFPIGYGLSY
- the hisD gene encoding histidinol dehydrogenase gives rise to the protein MKDLLFILPGDEDLLERRLAPRKRLLNSALVSDISKLFKEVKASGDRAVIAATEKFDRIRVENIRVADAYIERCLNDLAPKFRRAVEKAINNIREVNEALMPPAFWQKEIRPGTIIGEKISPLDSVGLYIPARKGPLISTALMLVISAKVAGVKNIVVAMPPQADGKANRSTVAAASIAGAHRVVIGNGVALLAGMTFGTESIPEVAGMFGPGPAGIAAAMSVAFSYGKKAVVGIGPTDCAIIADESADPRWIAKNLMCEAEHGPDSSVLLATTSKMFAERVSKELSQLIPLVPEARRPILERVFGPDGMGAITVVQDIQNAIRTVDEYAPEHLLIACTKETEEIVLLRVHNAGEILIGHNTSFSAANYAIGITAVLPTNGFARAFSGITCRDMIKTSTIGGLSAEALGDLEETIRALGEEEGLPCHVDAAGTR